Proteins from one Malaya genurostris strain Urasoe2022 chromosome 2, Malgen_1.1, whole genome shotgun sequence genomic window:
- the LOC131433018 gene encoding 5'-deoxynucleotidase HDDC2 isoform X2 yields the protein MSRETHINGKMELPSVNGISTTETEEKTSKYSDYVKFLELVGNLKHTKRTGWVLRNVKDCESISGHMYRMGLMSFLLDGSQGLDRIRVMELALIHDLAESIVGDITPYCGISREEKLLREFSAMSEIAALLGPCKDRLLDLFNEYEAGKTAEAKFVKDLDRLDMVLQAFEYEKRDNCPMKHQEFFDSTEGKFSHPFVINIVNEINAQRVKFAEKSARCVSDNSSPTRKAASGGSR from the exons ATGTCGCGCGAAACACATATTAATGGTAAAATGGAGCTACCGTCTGTGAATGGTATTTCGACAACCGAGACGGAAGAAAAGACGTCGAAATATAGTGATTATGTAAAATTTTTGGAGCTAGTTGGTAATCTCAAG CACACCAAGAGAACTGGATGGGTTTTGCGAAATGTTAAAGATTGCGAAAGTATATCAGGTCACATGTACAGAATGGGATTGATGTCATTCCTATTGGATGGTAGTCAAGGATTAGATAGAATTCGTGTCATGGAATTAG CGCTTATACATGACCTTGCCGAAAGCATCGTTGGTGACATTACACCGTACTGTGGCATTTCAAGGGAAGAGAAGCTACTTCGTGAATTCTCGGCTATGTCAGAAATTGCGGCATTACTTGGCCCGTGCAAGGATCGCCTGCTTGATTTATTCAAC GAGTACGAGGCAGGCAAAACGGCGGAGGCTAAATTTGTCAAAGATTTGGACCGTCTCGATATGGTTCTACAAGCTTTCGAGTACGAGAAACGAGATAATTGTCCGATGAAACACCAGGAATTCTTTGATTCTACCGAAGGGAAGTTCTCTCATCCATTTGTGATCAATATTGTTAACGAAATCAACGCTCAAAGAGTGAagttcgctgagaaaagtgcacGTTGTGTCTCGGATAACTCATCACCAACTCGAAAGGCCGCTAGTGGAGGCAGTAGATGA
- the LOC131433018 gene encoding 5'-deoxynucleotidase HDDC2 isoform X1 — protein MLTIYRLSTKLKRQSFDLCSKLSKIVMSRETHINGKMELPSVNGISTTETEEKTSKYSDYVKFLELVGNLKHTKRTGWVLRNVKDCESISGHMYRMGLMSFLLDGSQGLDRIRVMELALIHDLAESIVGDITPYCGISREEKLLREFSAMSEIAALLGPCKDRLLDLFNEYEAGKTAEAKFVKDLDRLDMVLQAFEYEKRDNCPMKHQEFFDSTEGKFSHPFVINIVNEINAQRVKFAEKSARCVSDNSSPTRKAASGGSR, from the exons ATGCTTACTATTTATAGGTTATCcactaaactaaaaaggcaATCGTTCGATCTGTGCTCAAAATTATCTAAAATTGTTATGTCGCGCGAAACACATATTAATGGTAAAATGGAGCTACCGTCTGTGAATGGTATTTCGACAACCGAGACGGAAGAAAAGACGTCGAAATATAGTGATTATGTAAAATTTTTGGAGCTAGTTGGTAATCTCAAG CACACCAAGAGAACTGGATGGGTTTTGCGAAATGTTAAAGATTGCGAAAGTATATCAGGTCACATGTACAGAATGGGATTGATGTCATTCCTATTGGATGGTAGTCAAGGATTAGATAGAATTCGTGTCATGGAATTAG CGCTTATACATGACCTTGCCGAAAGCATCGTTGGTGACATTACACCGTACTGTGGCATTTCAAGGGAAGAGAAGCTACTTCGTGAATTCTCGGCTATGTCAGAAATTGCGGCATTACTTGGCCCGTGCAAGGATCGCCTGCTTGATTTATTCAAC GAGTACGAGGCAGGCAAAACGGCGGAGGCTAAATTTGTCAAAGATTTGGACCGTCTCGATATGGTTCTACAAGCTTTCGAGTACGAGAAACGAGATAATTGTCCGATGAAACACCAGGAATTCTTTGATTCTACCGAAGGGAAGTTCTCTCATCCATTTGTGATCAATATTGTTAACGAAATCAACGCTCAAAGAGTGAagttcgctgagaaaagtgcacGTTGTGTCTCGGATAACTCATCACCAACTCGAAAGGCCGCTAGTGGAGGCAGTAGATGA